The following proteins are encoded in a genomic region of Natrinema sp. DC36:
- a CDS encoding PKD domain-containing protein translates to MRRDSLSRRSVLGATAGFALASASAASVVGGAIQNEEGSVSRDSIVIREGTDEETTAYVTSADAEGPTAIVVGGLHGNETAGYTAAGQIADWTIDAGTLVAIPEANAVAIERGTRNDDEGNNLNRQFHEGETPETALARAIWEVVSEYDPDIMIDLHESTGIYAGDPMDGVGQAIFHSSGDEAAAAADAADYVTRNYVDDPNLAFQTGPFSMPDTDPSGLLAHKAARDLNADGFLAETVSTDVELETRVRWHTAIVERLLEGELLLEDSDSGSTPDEPVDEEPAESEPEPEEPEEPEPEPEPEPEPEPADDNANDDTEAPGNEAGDEASNEDGNESSDDDGESASDESPAAKIEVRPTWTSETAIEPGQTVTLDASGSSDPDGELVGYEWCVGNDGSFDETGETVEVTVSAPGEHPVALRIVDEDGSTDTARITLATNC, encoded by the coding sequence ATGAGACGCGATTCACTTTCACGGAGATCGGTACTGGGAGCGACAGCCGGGTTTGCACTCGCGAGTGCAAGTGCCGCCAGCGTCGTCGGCGGTGCGATCCAAAACGAGGAGGGGAGCGTCAGTCGAGACTCCATCGTCATTCGGGAGGGAACGGACGAGGAGACGACGGCGTACGTGACGAGCGCTGACGCCGAGGGACCGACAGCGATCGTCGTCGGCGGACTGCACGGAAACGAGACCGCGGGCTATACGGCCGCGGGGCAGATCGCCGACTGGACGATCGACGCCGGCACGCTCGTGGCGATCCCCGAGGCGAATGCCGTCGCGATCGAGCGCGGGACCAGGAACGACGACGAGGGGAACAACCTCAACCGACAGTTCCACGAGGGGGAAACGCCGGAAACGGCACTCGCACGCGCCATCTGGGAGGTCGTCAGCGAGTACGACCCGGACATCATGATCGATCTCCACGAGTCGACGGGGATCTACGCGGGCGACCCCATGGACGGGGTCGGGCAAGCGATTTTCCACTCCAGCGGTGATGAGGCGGCTGCCGCCGCGGATGCGGCCGACTACGTCACTCGGAACTACGTAGACGACCCCAATCTCGCGTTCCAGACCGGGCCGTTCTCCATGCCCGACACCGACCCGAGTGGCTTGCTCGCTCACAAGGCCGCGCGCGATCTGAACGCCGACGGATTCCTCGCCGAAACCGTTTCGACCGACGTCGAGCTCGAGACGCGCGTCAGGTGGCATACGGCCATCGTCGAGCGGCTCCTGGAGGGCGAATTGCTCCTCGAGGACTCCGACAGCGGCAGTACTCCCGACGAACCGGTCGACGAGGAGCCGGCGGAGTCCGAACCCGAGCCCGAGGAACCCGAAGAGCCCGAGCCAGAGCCCGAACCCGAACCCGAGCCTGAGCCCGCGGACGACAACGCTAACGATGATACCGAAGCGCCCGGAAACGAGGCCGGTGATGAGGCCTCAAACGAGGACGGTAACGAGTCTTCGGACGACGACGGTGAGTCCGCAAGCGATGAGTCACCGGCCGCGAAGATCGAGGTTCGTCCGACGTGGACCAGCGAAACGGCGATCGAGCCGGGCCAGACGGTCACGCTCGACGCGTCGGGGTCGTCCGATCCGGACGGCGAACTCGTCGGCTACGAGTGGTGCGTCGGCAACGACGGCTCGTTCGACGAGACCGGCGAAACGGTCGAGGTGACGGTCAGCGCACCCGGCGAACACCCGGTCGCACTGCGAATCGTCGACGAAGACGGCTCGACCGACACCGCCCGGATCACGCTCGCGACGAACTGCTGA
- a CDS encoding glycosyltransferase family 2 protein, whose protein sequence is MTRVSVIIPTYNRAATLQRAIDSALEQTIDDLEVVVVDDGSTDDTESVLAAYEDPRVRTVIHATNQGANVARNTGLEHARGEYVAFLDSDDIWLPEKLERQLAALEDRSSIWVGAYCDTTYDLSGTSGWLRSTAASVLARRDGEPTKEGNDELVGEILADNVQPGAGSTLLVRTAVAREAGGFDEDLDRFQDPEFCLRVLEQGKLACVDNVLVYRDDTGHPSADVIKNASEQYLSAYEDEVERFEEEGYEIRSSHELILAKRYLAEGRFLRGAWHLRNAATSPRSYPGICWVTGTGVRRRPLPVVFALGFLLVALIFSQRTRSR, encoded by the coding sequence ATGACTCGAGTCAGCGTCATCATCCCGACGTACAACAGAGCAGCGACGCTTCAACGCGCGATCGACAGCGCGCTCGAACAGACGATCGACGACCTCGAGGTCGTCGTGGTCGACGACGGTTCGACCGACGACACCGAGTCGGTGCTGGCCGCGTACGAGGATCCGCGGGTTCGGACCGTCATTCACGCGACCAACCAGGGTGCGAACGTCGCCCGGAACACGGGTCTCGAACACGCACGCGGAGAGTACGTCGCCTTCCTCGACTCGGACGACATCTGGCTCCCTGAGAAACTCGAGCGCCAGCTTGCGGCTCTCGAAGATCGCTCGAGCATCTGGGTCGGGGCCTACTGCGACACGACGTACGATCTGTCCGGAACGAGCGGCTGGCTCCGATCGACCGCCGCATCCGTGCTCGCTCGCCGGGATGGCGAACCCACGAAAGAGGGCAACGATGAGCTGGTCGGCGAGATTCTCGCCGACAACGTCCAGCCGGGTGCCGGCTCGACACTGCTCGTCCGCACGGCGGTTGCCAGGGAGGCCGGCGGCTTCGACGAGGACCTGGATCGGTTCCAGGACCCGGAGTTCTGTCTGCGCGTCCTCGAGCAGGGCAAACTCGCCTGCGTCGACAACGTTCTCGTCTACCGCGACGATACCGGCCACCCGTCAGCTGACGTCATTAAAAACGCGAGCGAGCAGTATCTCTCGGCGTACGAAGACGAGGTCGAACGCTTCGAGGAGGAGGGGTACGAGATTCGCTCGAGCCACGAACTCATCCTCGCGAAGCGGTACCTCGCGGAGGGACGATTCCTGCGAGGGGCGTGGCACTTGCGGAACGCCGCCACGTCGCCGCGGTCGTACCCCGGTATCTGCTGGGTCACCGGCACTGGGGTTCGTCGGCGACCGCTTCCGGTCGTCTTCGCGCTCGGCTTCCTGCTCGTCGCTCTCATATTCAGTCAGCGCACACGTTCTCGGTGA
- a CDS encoding asparagine synthase-related protein — protein MNRELFGVFGGIDAFERFRSSEDFDEVLTGSTVTVGIRDSDLGTPGWSATYTRDDGYCLIWGEAYVPDDEPNTARWLLEHYESEGVDALERLNGSYLAVIDTEASDEAFVATDPIRSRECFYTDESGTRVFGTDSAEVARTMTDPTLHRNGILEYLHLGVTLGEKTAVTGLHRLPIDSRLEPASVDSFERFVYDPQSSSEFDVVAELADRLERAIKRRSSLPGQKGILLSAGYDSRIVLSQVNNIDCSYTVGSLDAQEVRAARSLAAQYGTSHTAFPPDERYLLPDESKIPYSQGIKESLHIHHAGYTDEIGVDTMYHGLLCDTFFRGHFTASKTVDVLDKRIPTGGLESDPDPVEVFLEKFGYSRDASLQLADRTSFDVDPDAFVRAAIADEFDSKRWRADQVQNALSCCGIANQPSIPFHNHLSDHFVTSFLATDRELIDWHLRTPPELRTTETFLRACEQVDDDILRHRPPDRPYDATLLNEVEGFLRRKTPFLSSFEPPWPDRKTLFERHDFDRRLLGDLEHVHGLPARHKLRLTDLRGWLECRSELQEQLVPWLRPPDPLVA, from the coding sequence ATGAACAGGGAACTCTTCGGTGTATTCGGCGGTATTGATGCGTTCGAACGGTTCAGATCCAGTGAGGACTTCGACGAAGTACTCACCGGATCGACCGTCACGGTCGGAATCAGGGATTCTGATCTCGGGACGCCCGGCTGGAGCGCGACGTACACTCGCGACGACGGCTACTGTCTCATCTGGGGGGAGGCGTACGTTCCCGACGACGAGCCCAACACCGCTCGCTGGCTCCTCGAGCACTACGAGTCGGAAGGGGTCGACGCACTAGAGCGTCTCAACGGCTCATATCTGGCCGTGATCGACACCGAAGCGAGCGATGAGGCGTTCGTCGCGACGGATCCGATTCGGTCTCGAGAGTGCTTTTACACCGACGAGTCCGGAACTCGCGTCTTCGGAACAGATTCCGCCGAAGTCGCACGCACGATGACGGACCCGACGCTGCATCGGAACGGAATCCTCGAGTACCTGCACCTGGGGGTGACGCTCGGCGAGAAGACGGCCGTTACGGGACTCCACCGACTGCCGATCGACAGCCGACTCGAGCCCGCGTCGGTCGACTCGTTCGAACGGTTCGTCTACGATCCACAATCGTCTTCGGAATTCGACGTCGTCGCCGAGCTCGCCGATCGCCTCGAACGGGCGATCAAACGGCGGTCGTCGCTGCCCGGACAAAAGGGAATTCTCCTCTCGGCGGGCTACGACTCGCGGATCGTCCTCTCACAGGTCAATAATATCGACTGCAGTTACACGGTCGGCTCACTGGACGCACAGGAGGTCCGCGCCGCGAGATCGCTCGCCGCTCAGTATGGCACGAGTCACACCGCCTTCCCCCCGGACGAGCGGTATCTCCTGCCGGACGAGTCGAAGATCCCGTACTCACAGGGGATCAAGGAATCGTTGCACATCCACCACGCCGGCTATACGGACGAGATCGGAGTCGATACGATGTATCACGGCCTCCTCTGTGACACGTTCTTCCGGGGCCATTTCACCGCCTCGAAGACCGTCGACGTCCTCGACAAGCGCATCCCGACCGGCGGACTCGAGTCCGATCCCGACCCCGTCGAAGTGTTCCTCGAGAAGTTCGGGTACAGCCGCGACGCCAGCCTCCAGTTGGCCGACCGAACGTCCTTCGACGTCGATCCGGACGCGTTCGTCAGGGCGGCTATCGCCGACGAATTCGACTCGAAACGATGGCGCGCGGACCAAGTACAGAACGCGCTGTCCTGTTGTGGCATCGCGAACCAGCCGTCGATCCCGTTTCACAATCACCTTTCCGATCACTTCGTGACGTCGTTTCTGGCGACGGATCGCGAACTGATCGACTGGCATCTCCGGACGCCGCCGGAACTCCGAACGACGGAAACATTCCTCCGCGCGTGCGAGCAGGTCGACGACGATATCCTGCGACACAGACCGCCCGATCGACCGTACGATGCGACGCTACTCAACGAGGTCGAAGGGTTCCTTCGCCGGAAGACGCCGTTTCTCTCGTCGTTCGAACCGCCCTGGCCGGACCGGAAGACGCTCTTCGAACGCCACGACTTCGATCGACGGCTACTGGGCGACCTCGAGCACGTCCACGGCCTGCCGGCCAGACACAAGCTCAGGCTCACTGACCTCCGCGGGTGGCTTGAGTGCAGGTCTGAGTTACAAGAGCAACTGGTCCCGTGGCTCCGGCCACCGGATCCACTAGTCGCGTAA
- a CDS encoding polysaccharide deacetylase family protein — protein MSRKRATRRRFLALSGAAGLTGMAGCAEQIRSATGTGNGDSSDDTTDDSDSSVPGLADGVPPLETEFNSRERLRQPGKSFDNFSDLEPWTVEQGSGEADTDVVFDGEQSFKLQSNGSENVVAQRSLGGEDMTGTDLSFAIRTTTPESITVNLRLVDRFGSSKVYSLREITYRSPDVGWFRASPGVFKQSEYEPDLDNLDRLEIQLLHSMPEAEVWIDDLRTHETPDQGYVMLSWDDGMLDYYETAAPLHDEYGFQTVQAPVPRWVEQGEDGTMSRSELIERQEAGDQIVVHGTHDPMAETDESKIEGRLKADKQWYIDNGFEGANYIVYPHNSYDKASLKQTAKYHYCGGFNQAGNVNTTNVYGFDPLALPRTIGHDLEISKRCVDLAAAHNQCTILNFHTFEADNTMPEGDYETLLEHIDSSDVEVITFDDLWKMRTSNL, from the coding sequence ATGTCACGGAAACGCGCGACACGACGACGGTTCCTCGCACTATCGGGTGCAGCCGGTCTCACCGGGATGGCGGGCTGTGCAGAGCAGATCAGGTCTGCGACCGGTACGGGGAACGGGGACTCATCGGACGACACGACGGACGATTCGGACAGCTCGGTACCAGGGTTGGCTGACGGCGTTCCGCCGCTCGAAACGGAATTCAACAGCAGGGAACGGCTTCGCCAACCCGGTAAATCGTTCGACAATTTCAGCGATCTCGAGCCTTGGACCGTCGAGCAGGGATCGGGCGAAGCGGACACGGACGTCGTCTTCGACGGCGAGCAGAGCTTCAAGCTCCAGTCGAACGGCAGCGAGAACGTCGTTGCCCAGCGAAGTCTCGGGGGCGAGGACATGACGGGGACGGACCTGTCCTTCGCCATTCGGACGACGACCCCAGAGAGCATCACGGTCAACCTGCGTCTCGTCGATCGGTTCGGGAGCTCGAAAGTGTACTCGCTCCGCGAAATTACGTACCGTTCGCCCGACGTCGGCTGGTTCCGGGCGAGCCCCGGGGTCTTCAAGCAGAGCGAGTACGAACCCGACCTCGATAACCTCGATCGGCTCGAGATCCAGCTGCTTCACTCCATGCCGGAGGCCGAGGTCTGGATCGACGACCTGCGCACGCACGAGACGCCCGATCAGGGGTACGTCATGCTGAGCTGGGACGACGGGATGCTCGACTACTACGAAACGGCCGCGCCGCTCCACGACGAGTACGGGTTCCAGACGGTGCAGGCACCGGTTCCGCGGTGGGTCGAACAGGGCGAAGACGGAACCATGTCGCGCTCGGAGCTCATAGAGCGCCAGGAGGCGGGCGATCAGATCGTCGTCCACGGGACGCACGATCCGATGGCTGAAACCGACGAATCGAAAATCGAAGGCAGACTCAAGGCGGACAAGCAGTGGTACATCGACAACGGGTTCGAAGGGGCGAACTACATCGTCTACCCGCACAACAGCTACGACAAGGCGAGCCTCAAGCAGACCGCCAAATACCACTACTGCGGCGGCTTCAATCAGGCCGGCAACGTCAACACGACGAACGTCTACGGCTTCGATCCGCTCGCGTTACCGCGGACGATCGGGCACGACCTCGAAATCTCGAAACGGTGCGTCGATCTCGCCGCAGCGCACAACCAGTGTACGATCCTGAACTTCCACACCTTCGAAGCCGACAACACGATGCCAGAGGGTGACTACGAGACGTTACTCGAGCACATCGATAGCTCCGATGTCGAGGTTATTACCTTCGACGATCTCTGGAAGATGCGGACGAGCAACCTCTGA
- a CDS encoding IS6 family transposase gives MAEIARLSGSSDWIDLDFVERERTPRRLMELGIRLHLAGLSLSNTVRELERFGVERSRKAVHDWVHKCDIQPTVDEEPNHVALDETVIQLNEHRYWLYTAVDPETNNILHIRLYSTTTTALTERFLHELTEKHDLDDAVFLVDGAKHLQTALRRSGLRFRYEKHGNRNAAERVFREIKRRTSSFSNCFSHAQPSTAESWLQAFAVWHNATN, from the coding sequence ATGGCAGAAATCGCACGCCTCAGCGGTAGTAGCGACTGGATTGATTTGGATTTTGTGGAGCGAGAACGGACACCGCGTCGGCTGATGGAGCTCGGTATTCGACTCCATCTTGCTGGATTATCGCTTTCGAATACCGTTCGAGAATTAGAGAGGTTCGGTGTCGAGCGCAGTCGCAAAGCAGTCCATGATTGGGTTCACAAATGCGATATACAGCCGACAGTTGACGAGGAACCGAATCACGTCGCACTTGACGAGACGGTGATTCAACTTAACGAACATCGCTATTGGCTGTACACCGCTGTCGATCCAGAAACGAACAACATACTCCATATACGGCTGTATTCGACGACTACGACTGCGTTGACAGAACGGTTCCTGCACGAACTCACTGAGAAACATGATCTTGATGATGCCGTGTTTCTCGTTGATGGAGCGAAACATCTCCAGACTGCACTCCGTCGATCTGGGCTCCGTTTTCGATACGAAAAACATGGAAATCGGAACGCGGCGGAACGTGTCTTCCGCGAGATAAAGCGACGTACCTCCTCATTCTCAAACTGTTTCAGTCACGCACAACCATCAACAGCCGAATCGTGGCTCCAAGCCTTCGCCGTCTGGCACAATGCTACAAACTAA